DNA from Brassica napus cultivar Da-Ae chromosome C4, Da-Ae, whole genome shotgun sequence:
GCGCCATTATCGAGTGCTGCTCTGCTCCCTCCCTCTTCGTCAGTACGACGTACGCAGGCTAGCCCTGTTTTTTTGCCAGTCACTTCCTTGCTCTATAGGGGAAGGCGATGATCTGGTGCGACGAGTGTACGCTAAGGTTTGATTTGTAGTCAACTTAATTTTGACTTGCTCTGACTAGTCAAATGAGAGATCTCCGTTGTTGTTGTGGGGAGGGTGTATGGTgctccacacacacacacatgagAGCTTCCCCCACGAAAAGAGGAGGGTCCCACTTGGGAAAAAGTGCCGCCAATGAAAAAAAGGGGGAAAAAGTGAATCAGGCCACTAAAGGCCcattaaactattaaaagtccATTAGAAGATGGAGAAAACCCGAACCGTTGAATCAATCGATCAGAGCATCAAATCAAATGGCGTCGGGATGGGGAATAACGGGGAACAAAGGGAGATGCTACGATTTCTGGATGGATTTCAGTGAATGTATGTCTCACTGCAGAGAGCCCAAGGACTGCTCTCTTCTCCGTGAGGATTACCTCGAGTGCCTCCACCATTCCAAAGAGGTACTTTTCATTTCATTTGATGCTTCTGATTACCATGTAACCCCACTGTTTCcgatttttttaagaaataccatAGATTGATCAGGTAGGTTACAGATGATGAATAGATTGGAGTAATTCCAATTAATCCTAGATCGGGGTTTCCTTTGACTTAGGTGCATCATCTGTCTTCATGCtagattataataatatagCCCTTTTTATAGATAAATTGTAAACTCTGCTTCCTCTTGTTCATATTATTCACTGAGCTCATTGAGATTGTGCTGCCCGAGTTAAAAGCTAGAAATTTGCTCACACATTGGACCATAAAATTGCCCTTTACTGCTTGCTTGTGTGTTTCTTTCTCTATACAAATAGCTGCCTGCATATGTATCCCATCAACAAAATTCAAAAGAGGCTCCTGTTTTAAAACCAAATGCAATAATGCAAATGGGCTCTCTTACAAATATATTACTGCTCATTTATTTCCCTAGTGTTAGAGAATATCTTAAGAGTAGCAGTTGATTCCTAATTGAACTGATACTGAGCGGCATGGCATTTGTTTGTTTGCAGTTTCAAAGAAGAAACAGGATCTACAAGGAGGAGCAACGTAAACTAAGGGCAGCCTCTAGGAAAGGTGAACAAGTTGTGGATGGTACTCATACACATCACTAGTCACCAATCTTCCTCCAAGTTTGCTTCTTCATCCCCATCCCATTCCAGACAAGAAGAATAAATGCAAGATTTTGCATCTTGTTTAGAGCCGAATCTCAAAATCACTGGTCTTTTTTCTCTTTACAAGTGTATCGAATGATGTTCTGCTTTCTTTTTTCATGTTCATTCGTCTCATCTTTGGAGTTGCTAACATACCTTGAGAGACGTATCTATACTCTTTTCAGACACCTGACATTATGGATATCTGCTCTACTTTTATTCAGTTCAACTCTATCCAACCAACCACGAAACTTATTTAACTGCTTCATTTTTGGCAAGATAAAGAATCGGTTGAATCTTCTGTTTGGTAACAACTATCCTTGGCAAGGCCACAATGTACATTGGAAACCAAGTTATAGTTACATCATAAACAAGTTTTGATCCATCAAACAAGTCTTCCCAGTTTTTATACATGGTTGGTTCATACGCCTGGTAGAATTCTTCCACAACACTTTTCTCAGAAGTGTCTGTGCCAGAAGCTGGATATTGTGCGGTGAATCGAGGGGATAGGGAAATGTGGGAACCAATCTCTCTCCCAAGGATGAAACTGATCGCTTTCGGGTTCACGGTGTCCACCTGATGTGCTCAGTGGTTGTGGTGGTGGATAAAGGAAGAATCCAACGTTCTGGTCTGGCATGGGTAGTGGCTGCAGTCCCCTTCTTGTCAGAGAGACCAGAGGTGATGCGAGATTGGGACCATTAACATGATGTTGCCTCTGGTTATTATAAACAtgatgctgctgctgctgcgtGTGAAGGTGTTCACGCATTTGGGCGCTGCTGCTTCCTTGGATTGCTGGGGAGGTTCTTGGATTAGACCTACATTGCGCAAATCCAACAAAAGAAAAGCATTCTAAAACTTGCTGCAAAAGTTGGGAAGATATTACTGAGAGCAATACTGTAGAAGCTAACCGGTAACCGAAGAGAAATGGGTGTGGATGAGATATGCCCCGTGCTGCTGAGGAGTCGATTTCACCATCAATCACATGAGCACCTGGAAGAGAAAACGATGtggaatgatgatgatgatgatactgGGGAGCAACAGAGAGCTGGTGAAAGTGGTCACTGGAGTGGCTGTTCCAGGGATGGTCATCTGCGTTGTTGCTGGTATCGCTAGTTCTTGGAGTGGAGGCTGGGCCCGGTGCAATGTATGCAGGATATGAATGGTTCATAGCAACGGCATGGTGCCCATTATGATCTAAATAAGCGAAGAGAAGAGAAATGCCATCTCAAATCATCGACGGTTTGCTAGCCAAAACGAAATGATTCAATCAACAGCGTCTAACTAACTTACATGTAGTGGCTGAAGATTCCAGTTCCCTGAAACATAGAGCAAAGAATAGGAGAAAAAAAGGATGAGTATTCTATAGCAGTAGCAAAAAGAGAGATGATAGGAAAATAATAGTAAAGGGTGTAGTAGGCTTACTCGAATGAACCTGCTTGAGAGAGCTCACCAAAGGGGCACCAATGGACCCGATATTGCTGCagaaattttgaggataaacGATCTCATATAGTTGATAGAAGCAAGGGGGTCCCTTGTATTGATATGATAAAAGCACAGTTATCAACGTACAGGAAAGGAAAACAAAGTAGTGGAGCTGTTAATACCATTTCGGGATAGCTTAAAGCATACAAATCTTCTTCAGGGATCCAATCTTCCATGACAAACTCAGGAAACAGGCGAGTGGAGCCATTTGCAAAGAGCCACTGACCCTTTTCAACATTACGACAGTTAGGGCATTGCATGGTTCCTTTCATGTTGAAAGCCGATCCAATGCAGTCTGCAAGAAACCAGAACAAAAGGCAGCTGAAGCTAAAAAGCCATCTATATATGTAGCAACAGAATACATCACAAGATAGTAGCCAACATTTGTTGGAGACTGTCACTTCATCCTTATACAAGTGCATAAGTCAATGGCGATTTAAGCTTTGctaaataatataatctatACTCTCATATGCTGATTGATGTTCATACGAAATTTCACAAGCCGTTGTACTAACAAATCTATCATTAGAGGATAATACACAAAGGGACAAGCCTTttaagtcattgattcatcaaAAATTTACACTTTGATTATGGTCTAATTAAGATGAAATTGAACTGGATCCGGGAATCAATATAACCAGAAAGCAGGATCAAACGAACGAACGAAAGCATATTTAACCAATTCTGATAGAGTAAATGCAAAAAACGAAACAAGAGACAGATCAACAAAAGGAAAGTTTGTTACCCAAATGGAATTGGTGACCACATTGGAGCTTAGCCATGGATCTGGTACCGTCGTCGACCACCAGTTCGAGGCAAATCGAGCACGGGACTTCAACAAGAGACGAAGCAGAATCCTCGTTCCCGCGTTTTCCAGGGACATCCGTCGATTGGCTAGCAATCCGGCGGTTGTTACGatcataatcatcatcattAGCTCCGGCCATGTCTCCACCAAGCCTCAATCGGACGgaacacaacaaaaaaaatctcgttttcGAAAAATGTCAAACAAAAATCATCTCagtcgctctctctctctctccgaaTTAGTCTGCCTTTTCGAAAGCCGATGCGGTAATAATCTTTTTTCACATATATGTCATCATGCCTCCCCTTGTTGAAAACCAGACAATGACATTGGTCTCAacacttctcttttttttattttattcggATATATCCATGTCCCTGAATCATTAGCCAACAATATTCATCCATAACAGTCTTCTCACTCATATGaggttttttaaaacttattttgtttacttgtttgtAGGTAAGCAGATAACCACAATAGTATTATCAAAcgtcaatatataaaatagtttatgaATACAATAACCAATTTACACACgaatattaatatatagattGGATCGTTTcacaattttatttcatttcacCGAAACTGACGACTATGCAGATGAGACTTTGCTTTGCTTTGACTGATATAACAGCTTGGGTTTAGGTGATCATCAGTGCTTGATCTTAGGCTTCTTCACGATCATCACCGAGCAATGAGCATGATGAGCACAGTAGTCGCTCACGCTCCCTAGAACCGCCCTGTGATAGGAGTCGGGAATTAAAGCCGAGAAAAATAGTCAAGATTGATGATTGTGagtattataataattaaatacacAAAGATATTATATACCTCTTGATAGCTCCATAACCATGGCTTCCCACGACAAGAAGAGAAGCATGATGTTTATCCACAACATCGCACAGTATACTTCTTGCATCACCTTCAAAAACTTCGAACATAGCGCCATTAACCTACACGGCACAAACCTAGAGAATCAATGATTGAGAAGAAGCTAGTACGTAActaaaaatagataaattacttttacaaaaaaaaacaaaaaaatataaaagatcaaTTATAAAGTAAAGAAGGAAAAAACTATAAGGAGTATCTAAGCTTGAATGATGTAGagattcaaaacaaatatagcTCATCAAACATTGAAACATCATTGTATACGCTCTCTTATAATTATCCTTTATGAAATAGTCGAAGAATTAATGAGTGAATACTTACCGATTTGCTCTGACAGATACCTTTAGCCATCTCGATAACCCTGGCAGCAATATGCTTCAAATCGGTATCAACATAAGGCAGAACCTCCGCAGCtcctaaaaagaaaaaagaaaccgCAAATGATATATATCTGAAACAGAGAAACCTAGATAGAAGAAGACAGTTCCTAGCTAGTCAATCAAAAGAGGGTACCGGGACCAGCAAGACCAACGGCAGAGACGGCGTTAGGTTTGGCGTGGACGATGAAGAGCTTGAAAGGAAAATTAGGAGCGTAGGGAGTGAAGAAACGATCGAGGGTCCACTCCAAGGCGTAAGTGCTCTGCTCGCTTTCGTCGATACCGACGACCATAACAGGTTTCTCCTCTCCGGTGGCCATGAAGAAAAATTGTGGTCTTGCTTTGGAATGAAGAAGCCTTACCTAGAAGTTTCCAAAATGTttcagagaaagagagatcgATCCCgattataaaatttagaaaggAGTTTGTATACAAGTACAACTGAAAGAGTAAGGAATGAATgcgatatttttttattacgtGGATGGTCCTCGTTAGATTATGCTCTCTTTTGATTGGTGTAATTATTATACCCAACATATGCCTCCaccacatattttttttatgtaccCCATATACACCGACCTACACTTgttgttttgtgatttgaatAGGCGctaatatatatctatctatctattttattttatctttttgttgACTGATATTAGGTATAACCATCCTAAACGTTAAATTcggatataaatcaaatttaaaacgTTACCATCGTTAAACAAATTTGGTGGATTGATACCTGATACCATGcatgaaatattaaattacttTTCTTAAACATGCATGGGGGCATAACCAACGTTaacttctttatttattttatgtatgtaTATGAATCTGTAGTTACAAAACCAAATGGGTTaaaacgataaaaaaaaaaaatagaggttACAAATAAACAGAGAGAAAGTGggagaaggaggaggaagaggagacgTGGTGATGTGGTGGTGAGAAGTTTGTGCAAACGAAAAGAATGGCAACAACGACTTATTCTTCTCTTGCCttgcctcctcctccacctATAAAACACCATGCACCACCATTCACCCCTTCAGATCCAATTAAAAGCTTATAAGCATGGGCGGCGGCATCAAAGTACACGGACTTCCAATATCAACGGCCACAATGCGCGTTCTGGCTACTCTTTACGAGAAGGGCCTCGATTTCGAGATAGTCCCCGTCGACATGAAAGCCGGTGCTCACAAGCAGGAGCCTCTCATCTCCCTCAACGTACGTAATAACTCTCTACACAGCTTTGGTTAATTTGGTTTTCATCATCACATTCACATATCTGACCACTCTgctctttcctttttcttttttttagccCTTCGGTCAAATCCCTGCTCTCCTAGACGGTGATCTGACGCTTTTCGGTtagttccttttttttcttaatctgtTTTCATTACGTGTTGGTTAAGTATCAATGATACACATgaattcatttttgtttttcagaGTCAAGAGCCATCACAGAGTACATAGCGGAGGAGTACAGCGACAAAGGCGAGAAGCTTCTCTGCCAAGGCTGCAAGAAACTCAAGGCCACCACAAAGGTCTGGCTTCAAGTTGAAGGTCAACAGTTTGACCCTATCGCCTCTAAGCTAGCCTTCGAGCGTGTCTTCAAAGGCATGCTTGGCATGACCACTGACCCTGCCGCTGTGGAAGACCTCGAAGCTAAGTTGGTGAAGGTCTTGGATATCTACGAGGCCAGGCTCTCCAAATCACCCTTCTTGGCTGGTGATTGCTTCACTCTGGCTGATCTTCACCACCTCCCAATCATCTATTACTTGATGGGTACCGACTCCAAGAAGCTCTTTGAGTCTCGCCCTAAGGTTAAGGAGTGGATCAAGAAGATCACTGCCAGGCCTGCTTGGGTTAAGGTTCTTCACCTCCAGAAGCAGTGACATATGGTGCTTTTGTTACATCCCTGAGATTTTTCCTTCGTTTGACATAAATGATTTGTTCCTTTGTTGcttattatcattattattagGTTATGTACCTCCTGctcttttttttatgtgttgTGTGTATGCTGTGCAATAAAACAACTGAGATCATGCAGCTAAACAATAAGCTTTATCATATTCAATTACCCGACTTTGAAATATTACCTTGTACTTTTGCTTATATAGTCTAGAAGCAGAGGCGTGGGCAAGCAGCAAGTTATGTGCTACCATATATGGTTCAGTGGAAGAGTTCCCTGAGAAGCAGGCCGAACAACGACCAGGTGGTTTTGTACCCCCCATTTTTGTAGCCTCCAATACTGAATATATTAGTTCTTGTAGAACTCTAGACCTTTCGGCTTAACAGGACCTCTTCCTTCTAATTAATGAGACAAGAGCTCATGATCTTAATTGGTTCCCTTCCAGttaaagaaaatggaaagaGAGGAGCATAATTAGTTTAAGAGACTAACTGGGAATCTAGGCCAAGACATGGATAATCTGAATGCATCTAAGCCAGTTTCCACTACTAGTCCTTAACCAAGCCCAAAAAGCCTATGCAAACCAAACCGGAACACtcttgcacaaaaaaaaatgcgCATCCAGGGAATCGAACCCTGGTCAGTACCGTGGGAGGGTACTATGATACCACTACACCAGATGCGCTTCATGTCTTTTGGCTGACTATATATGTTCAACAcaagagaaaaatcaaaaaacaatcataataaTTGCTTTTTCATTTCAGTATTATCCGAATCAAGTTTTGGGAGACAGCGTACGTGGGGTTTCTGTCCGTTAAGAAGCCATGTTCACAGATCACATGGCATTTATCCATGATCCTGATAAGATTAAGTGCCGACAAAGTGGATGATGatgtaattaaatttgtaaCCAACGACAGTTGGATAAACAGATTGGACTCTTGTGTTATATGTTTGGGCCGGGAAACACACTTCAAACACCCAATGAATACAACTCTTCCTCAGAAGCCATGCCAGAGAATACAAAAAAAGAATCCCACAGTAGCTTTTGTTTCAAGAGGGCTTGAGGATGATGATCGTCTTAAAATTCCTTAATATATTGTAAATCATACGATATAAGTAACTCGGTACTAAAGTTATATTATGCGACGAGAAACCGAAAGGAACTATAAGAGATAGATAACTCGGTAAATGAAGTTtcttataacattttttaatcAATCAGGTAGTAGCATTACATGCCTGCTACTGCTAGCATTACAGCAAATCCGATCCCATTTGGTTATTACCGAATACTGATTAGTAAACTATAGTCTCTCCGATCAATACATACGTTCGAAATCAAGGGGACCAGGTTGGATCACGAGGGCTAAAGAAGGAACCGGTCACGTGGCCGTCCAAGAGCTTGAGCATAGCACTGTTGGACTTAACACATCTCGGCGTTTTGTACTGATTAAGCGACCCTCCTTGGCTTATTATCATATCCATCAGCTTCTCGAACGTCCCTGGCTTCACCACTCTTATCTCTAAAGGCCCCACCGATCTATCTCTCTTCCTGCATTGCCTGTATATGTAATCCAGCTCTTCCTCAACCGCAATGCAACACTCTTCCATCAGCAGCTTCTCCTCCTCATCATCAGGTTCGAGCCATTGGATCTCCCAGAAAAGCACGTAGTGACCTGGCACTGATGAAGTATCCGCGTAGCTCGTGTACTCCGCGAGGAATGCCTTGTTttcaagcttcttcttggcCAGCGTGATGCTCCTGTGAAGATCTTCCTCGTTGGTTTTGTCTAAGTCGATGCTTAGAACCACGTTTCTCCTGCAGATAAACCTGAACTGTGGTGCTTTGTTGTAGAACCCCGCCACTTGAAGGACATCGCCGATTCTGTAACGGTACAATCCTGTTTCCATGCAAGAGTCAGAGCTGACTAAAAAGGAGAAGACAATGCCACCAGTTTCTTTACCTGCGAAGGTTGTGACGACGAGTTCATAGTAGCGTCCGAGTTTGACGTCGACCAAGTCAACCACTTTGTCACAGGGGACGACTTCTTCGTCCTCTACGtcaaaagagagagttccgTTTTTGCCGAGAGAAATGAACTCGAAGTAGCACATGTTGGGCAAGAGCGTGAAAACGACGTCAGATGGCTTGGAGAGTGGCTTCACGTTGACTCCAAAGTAAGTCTCGGAGGAAGCATACATTGGACAAACCAACGGAATCTTGCCTTGGCTAAAGAACTCAAGCGCTGGTATGTACTGAGCCATTGAGCCTGTCACTACTGCTTCAATGAACTTTGCTTGAGGCCAGAGTTGACACAGAATCCCTTTCCACGACGGGCGTCCACAGATTTCTTCAACCTCGTCAGCTAAGTCAGGATTTGGCGAGGCTAAAAGAGAAGTCATAGCCGTCTGGCATCCTGGATCGGTGATCATGGGACTGAGATGGCCGGTGCGGATGTCTTGGCAGAGCTGGCTCCATTTTCGCTCGAGATAAGAGATTGCACGGAGAAAGGCTGAAGCGAAGACAGCTCCGAGACGCATGACTTTGTGACGGTGAATAAGAGCGGCAAGCAACTGACAGTACATGCTTTGGTTGCTGTCTTCACAAAGGATGGTTTGTATGGGACTGGTTAAGTCGTTGAATGGATCGTAAGGTCGGCACTGGAAATGTTTGCTCTTGTAGTAGCTAGTGAGGACAGTTCTGATTGGTAAACCACAAGGAGTTGATGTTTCAGCTTTGACGAAGTTTAGGTACATTGTTTTTCCTTTGTCAAGTCCTTCTAGATACCTGTCAGTAATACATATAATAAATCTCAGTCAAAAACATAGTAAAGAGAGACGATGGTAAAAGAGgtaaaatgaaagaaaagaaaaattagtaGTGGATATGAaaagattcttgaggtttagtAAGTGCTGTTCAAAATTCTCAGAGAATCTTTGGGTGGGGACATCAAAATGGCGTGTGGATAAAAGATGATGGATGCAAACTTTATAGTACATGACATGATACCACTTAATTTCCACAAAAAGCAAACACAAAACTCAAAGCAGAAAGCAAACTTCCTTAGTGAGCAACCTACTATGAAGATTTATTGGTACCACGGCCAGTACATCTATGCATGTGTATCCAGATTCCATATGTTAGTGCCTACAATGATTATGAAGCCATATTCACATTGAAGCCTATCGTtaacctttttaatttttttccttttttattaaatgtttcCAGTGGATAATAACATGGAGGAATTGTGATGTGATGTGTACTTCCACTTCCATAGGTCAGATTTTGAGACATATCCACTATCCTACAACTACAGGAACAGTCCTAGTGGTTCTTTTATGGAATATGAGATCAGCCACTTTGTTTTTTATCAAGTAAATATTCATGTGCATGGAAGATGTAATTCCTTCTTCACTAATCACTACTCTTATAAGAGCAACAAGGAGGATGTTAAAGTATATCAGGACTGAATATTAACAGGAAACATTGTACTAACTTGTTCGCGATTGGATTGATAAGATTGTAGACAAAGGTGCGCCGATCAAGATCTTCCGAAATGGTTGGCATTAGCTTCGGCTCTCCACCAGAAGTTCCTGAGCTGCAACATGAAAGCAAGCAGATACATTTATTTAGCCATACACAAATTTATATTCAAACACAAAGGAAGGGGAGGCTGTTACTAAGAAAGAGATTCAGGCtagaaataaaaatcgaccTGCATAGTATCTCAGTGATAGGATGACCAGTAATCAGAGAAGAGTCTTCTCCATTTGCAATTCTCTGAATGTAAGGACATACATCTTTGTACGTGATGACTGGCACAGAGCGTTTAAACTCCATAACGTCCTTAGAGCCTTTCATGTACTTTCTCAAGTACTGTGTGTCCTTGTTTCTTTCTAAGATCCCACTTAACATATTATCTTGGACTTCAGCAGCCTTCGAGGTGATCCTCTCGAGCTCCTTTAATGCATTGTCACCCTTGTGGTTGTAATCAAACTTCAGTACATCCATTTCCCAGCTtaaaccaaagaaaaaatatagaagaaggatgaagaagaagagaggtgATGAATGCCTCAGGACTCAAAACAAGAATGTGTATTTATAGTGGGTTAGCCATATTTGCATACCCAGAAATGGGTATTAGCTTTGTCCTTGAAATATATCAGTTAgaggaaaagagaaagaaaaaaaagttgagTGCTGATATCATCAATAATGCAAGCTCAGCTTCAAGGACAATACGTATAAGAAACCATGTACTTAAAGACACTAACAAAACAATATTGCGTCAAACACATAGCTTCCCTCTACTTTTTACTTTGAACCAAATCTAGCATATCAGTTTCAAGTTGACTTAGTGTCACATAACACCTCTTCTGGTCATTAACACCACAAACAGGGA
Protein-coding regions in this window:
- the LOC106396065 gene encoding NADH dehydrogenase [ubiquinone] iron-sulfur protein 5-B, with product MASGWGITGNKGRCYDFWMDFSECMSHCREPKDCSLLREDYLECLHHSKEFQRRNRIYKEEQRKLRAASRKGEQVVDGTHTHH
- the BNAC04G00170D gene encoding E3 ubiquitin-protein ligase RFI2 yields the protein MAGANDDDYDRNNRRIASQSTDVPGKRGNEDSASSLVEVPCSICLELVVDDGTRSMAKLQCGHQFHLDCIGSAFNMKGTMQCPNCRNVEKGQWLFANGSTRLFPEFVMEDWIPEEDLYALSYPEMQYRVHWCPFGELSQAGSFEELESSATTYHNGHHAVAMNHSYPAYIAPGPASTPRTSDTSNNADDHPWNSHSSDHFHQLSVAPQYHHHHHSTSFSLPGAHVIDGEIDSSAARGISHPHPFLFGYRSNPRTSPAIQGSSSAQMREHLHTQQQQHHVYNNQRQHHVNGPNLASPLVSLTRRGLQPLPMPDQNVGFFLYPPPQPLSTSGGHREPESDQFHPWERDWFPHFPIPSIHRTISSFWHRHF
- the LOC106396064 gene encoding universal stress protein PHOS34-like, translated to MATGEEKPVMVVGIDESEQSTYALEWTLDRFFTPYAPNFPFKLFIVHAKPNAVSAVGLAGPGAAEVLPYVDTDLKHIAARVIEMAKGICQSKSVNGAMFEVFEGDARSILCDVVDKHHASLLVVGSHGYGAIKRAVLGSVSDYCAHHAHCSVMIVKKPKIKH
- the LOC106450416 gene encoding glutathione S-transferase F8, chloroplastic-like; translated protein: MGGGIKVHGLPISTATMRVLATLYEKGLDFEIVPVDMKAGAHKQEPLISLNPFGQIPALLDGDLTLFESRAITEYIAEEYSDKGEKLLCQGCKKLKATTKVWLQVEGQQFDPIASKLAFERVFKGMLGMTTDPAAVEDLEAKLVKVLDIYEARLSKSPFLAGDCFTLADLHHLPIIYYLMGTDSKKLFESRPKVKEWIKKITARPAWVKVLHLQKQ
- the LOC106396677 gene encoding putative indole-3-acetic acid-amido synthetase GH3.9, giving the protein MDVLKFDYNHKGDNALKELERITSKAAEVQDNMLSGILERNKDTQYLRKYMKGSKDVMEFKRSVPVITYKDVCPYIQRIANGEDSSLITGHPITEILCSSGTSGGEPKLMPTISEDLDRRTFVYNLINPIANKYLEGLDKGKTMYLNFVKAETSTPCGLPIRTVLTSYYKSKHFQCRPYDPFNDLTSPIQTILCEDSNQSMYCQLLAALIHRHKVMRLGAVFASAFLRAISYLERKWSQLCQDIRTGHLSPMITDPGCQTAMTSLLASPNPDLADEVEEICGRPSWKGILCQLWPQAKFIEAVVTGSMAQYIPALEFFSQGKIPLVCPMYASSETYFGVNVKPLSKPSDVVFTLLPNMCYFEFISLGKNGTLSFDVEDEEVVPCDKVVDLVDVKLGRYYELVVTTFAGLYRYRIGDVLQVAGFYNKAPQFRFICRRNVVLSIDLDKTNEEDLHRSITLAKKKLENKAFLAEYTSYADTSSVPGHYVLFWEIQWLEPDDEEEKLLMEECCIAVEEELDYIYRQCRKRDRSVGPLEIRVVKPGTFEKLMDMIISQGGSLNQYKTPRCVKSNSAMLKLLDGHVTGSFFSPRDPTWSP